From a region of the Arvicanthis niloticus isolate mArvNil1 chromosome 6, mArvNil1.pat.X, whole genome shotgun sequence genome:
- the LOC117711683 gene encoding schlafen family member 1-like, translating to MNITVESTHPEMLLNAGEITLGTESRKNMENHVRVEENRNVSKALCALMNSGEGKVKVQSKNRDYLHSEHGLGDDLETSFKSILPTTLPDFKQVQSDLFISVKSQSPDTSVEKPATIATNLYMRNGASSVEMNFYAAKEFLETTKGAGGRSPSARPSERPGDETQEEVHVQKLADAFFKQSKLTKMGKFSFSESKNVEYKSFETKKLLQRVKEILPRTVSAFANTDGGYLFIGLDEKNKQIVGFEAKNCQPKRLESEIEKCIQQLPVTHFCEEKEKIKYTCKFMEVHESGALCSYVCALRVERFCCAVFAAHPESWHVEKGCVKRFTAEEWVKLRMA from the coding sequence ATGAACATCACCGTTGAAAGCACCCATCCTGAGATGCTTCTAAATGCAGGAGAAATCACACTTGGGACAGAAAGTAGGAAGAACATGGAGAATCATGTCAGGGTAGAAGAGAACAGGAACGTCTCAAAAGCTCTATGTGCTCTGATGAATTCTGGAGAGGGAAAGGTCAAGGTTCAAAGTAAAAACCGAGACTATCTTCACTCCGAACATGGATTAGGAGATGACTTGGAAACCTCCTTTAAGAGCATTTTGCCAACTACACTCCCAGACTTCAAGCAAGTTCAATCCGACTTATTCATCAGTGTAAAGTCACAGAGTCCAGATACCTCTGTTGAGAAGCCTGCCACCATTGCAACCAATTTGTACATGAGAAATGGGGCGTCTTCAGTTGAAATGAACTTTTATGCTGCTAAGGAGTTCTTAGAAACAACGAAGGGTGCAGGAGGAAGGTCACCTTCAGCAAGGCCTTCAGAAAGGCCTGGTGATGAGACGCAGGAAGAAGTCCATGTGCAGAAGTTGGCTGATGCTTTTTTTAAACAGTCAAAACTTACAAAAATGGGAAAGTTCTCTTTTAGTGAATCCAAAAATGTTGAATATAAATCCTTTGAAACAAAAAAGTTGCTGCAGCGAGTTAAAGAGATTCTCCCTCGAACTGTTTCTGCCTTTGCCAACACTGATGGGGGGTATTTGTTTATTGGTTTGGATGAAAAAAACAAGCAGATAGTTGGTTTTGAAGCAAAGAATTGCCAGCCTAAGCGGTTAGAGAGTGAAATAGAAAAGTGCATCCAACAGCTGCCTGTCACTCACTTctgtgaggagaaggagaagatcaAGTACACATGCAAATTCATGGAAGTCCATGAATCCGGAGctctgtgttcatatgtgtgtgcgcTCAGAGTGGAGAGATTCTGCTGTGCAGTGTTCGCTGCACATCCTGAATCCTGGCACGTGGAAAAAGGTTGTGTGAAAAGGTTTACCGCAGAGGAATGGGTTAAGCTCCGGATGGCTTAG
- the LOC117711126 gene encoding schlafen family member 2-like, with product MAGNTPQLVKDVDPQTFTEPSAQLKCPGNILQGGRHAKPGRWQDSRKGFHLGSRNSDWKMKIAVEQDTDYAELVLSIGEITLGENNRKLMKDCQLRRREAKSIMLAVCALLNSGGGVVKAHIKNQNYSLKRDGIGRDLKDFLPGILPFPHEYLDFMQHKDYFFIFVKARKPNKKGQGITTVKTNLYRRSIASSDELKASEVWQFLQVRQYSAEKSDSRQSLPGESVYNELLNQCLTLFNRDWLTYEEKFCFIKSPYSEVTLTPKEKILETVSAFANTDGGYLFIGLDGKTQQIIGFEAEKSDLELLETEIEKGIRQLPVTHFCEEKEKIKYTCKFMEVHESGAVRGYVCALRVERFCCAVFAAHPESWHVEDSCVKRFTAEQWVKRQMDAPAGFSKQDKLTLQSSRLPHSPHGCFPYDTPDGAQQGALLPVTSGKVICSSEALCMNLFSPHEGYEQLLWTELNSLCKGKLVISKSWALDLGLQEKQEVILDVLHISQDSLLTLHGFVRGDEDLEDDTLLKELGSKLKGYYKQTALILKQTLVNHGGYTGKIGIIVKITYLGHKAMCLYDSSSKLYYPEKYYLTTKAVRGLEKALDEILGSHESF from the exons ATGGCTGGAAACACCCCACAGTTGGTGAAAGATGTGGATCCACAGACATTCACAGAGCCCTCTGCTCAACTCAAGTGTCCAGGGAATATTCTTCAGGGAGGACGGCATGCCAAGCCAGGAAGATGGCAGGATTCACG GAAAGGATTTCatctgggaagcagaaacagtgaCTGGAAAATGAAAATTGCTGTGGAACAGGACACAGACTACGCTGAACTGGTTCTGTCTATAGGAGAAATCACACTTGGAGAGAACAATAGGAAGTTAATGAAAGATTGTCAACTGAGAAGAAGAGAGGCCAAAAGTATTATGCTTGCTGTGTGCGCCTTGCTCAATTCTGGAGGGGGCGTGGTCAAGGCTCacattaaaaatcaaaactacaGCCTCAAAAGAGATGGAATAGGACGGGATTTGAAAGACTTCTTACCTGGTATCCTGCCATTTCCTCATGAATACCTAGACTTCATGCAGCACAAAGACTACTTTTTCATATTTGTGAAAGCACGGAAGCCGAATAAGAAAGGCCAGGGGATCACCACTGTGAAAACCAACTTGTACAGGAGAAGCATCGCATCCTCAGATGAACTGAAAGCATCTGAGGTGTGGCAGTTCCTCCAAGTCAGGCAATATTCTGCAGAGAAATCAGACTCCAGACAAAGTTTACCTGGAGAAAGTGTCTACAATGAATTACTAAATCAATGCCTTACCTTATTTAACAGAGACTGGCTTACCTATgaggagaaattctgtttcatCAAATCCCCATATTCTGAAGTAACATTGACTCCTAAGGAAAAGATTTTAGAGACTGTTTCTGCATTTGCAAACACTGACGGGGGATATTTGTTTATTGGTTTGGATGGCAAAACCCAGCAGATTATTGGTTTTGAAGCAGAGAAGAGTGACCTGGAGCTTCTAGAGACTGAaatagaaaagggcatcagacagCTGCCTGTCACTCACTTctgtgaggagaaggagaagatcaAGTACACATGCAAATTCATGGAAGTGCACGAATCCGGAGCTGTGCGTGGATATGTGTGTGCGCTCAGAGTGGAGAGGTTCTGCTGTGCAGTGTTCGCTGCACATCCTGAATCCTGGCATGTGGAAGACAGCTGTGTGAAGAGGTTCACCGCAGAGCAGTGGGTGAAGCGCCAGATGGATGCCCCAGCAG GTTTTTCCAAGCAAGATAAACTCACTCTTCAATCAAGCAGACTGCCACACAGTCCCCACGGCTGCTTTCCTTATGACACTCCTGATGGTGCTCAACAGGGTGCTCTCCTTCCAG tgaCATCTGGAAAGGTGATATGCTCTTCAGAAGCACTCTGCATGAACCTGTTCTCACCACATGAAGGCTATGAGCAGTTACTCTGGACAGAGTTGAACTCGCTTTGTAAAGGAAAGCTGGTCATCTCTAAGAGCTGGGCTTTGGATCTGGGCTTGCAAGAGAAGCAGGAAGTCATCTTGGATGTGCTTCATATTTCCCAGGACAGTCTCCTGACCCTGCACGGCTTTGTCCGGGGAGATGAGGACCTGGAAGACGACACTCTTCTGAAGGAACTAGGCTCTAAGTTAAAGGGCTATTATAAACAGACTGCCCTAATATTAAAGCAGACATTGGTAAACCACGGTGGTTACACTGGGAAAATAGGTATCATAGTAAAGATAACGTACTTGGGTCATAAGGCAATGTGTCTTTATGATTCAAGCTCGAAACTATATTACCCTGAGAAATATTATCTTACAACCAAGGCAGTAAGAGGCTTAGAAAAAGCTCTTGATGAAATCTTAGGAAGCCATGAGTCTTTCTAG